One Oncorhynchus keta strain PuntledgeMale-10-30-2019 chromosome 11, Oket_V2, whole genome shotgun sequence DNA window includes the following coding sequences:
- the LOC118390524 gene encoding phosphatidylinositol-binding clathrin assembly protein-like isoform X8 has translation MSGQSITDRIAAAQHSMTGSAISKAVCKATTHEVSGPKKKHLDYLIHCTNELNVSVPHLADTLFERTANNSWVVVFKALVTTHHLMMYGNERLIQYLASRNTLFNLNNFLDKGALQGYDMSTFIRRYSRYLNEKAMSYRLVAVDFTKMKRGVDGVMRTMTVEKLIKTLPIIQNQLDALLDFQANSNELTNGVINSAFMLLFKDSIRLFAAYNEGVINMLEKYFDMKKNQCKDALEIYKTFLNRMTKLSEFLKVAEQVGIDQGDIPDLTQAPSSLLEALEQHLASLEGRKIKELSTATRANTLSSAVSSLSSTGISLSRMDEKEDENRLKDEGAKVIDVQTPTVSPSSQSVGSANGSSGVTDLFSNSSVVSVTNNVPNLTSDLFNLQPTFNPNIQTTHTVPSNNNAWGGLGLPGDLLKPAQPTHIHSPGIPLQSGGKMMPTDLDSSLANLVGNLQFGGTPAKKPEPQWAQLVEKKPTGGTHWQSKTMCTSPNWNHHAPMAPQPMPIPQMNGMIYTGYAPAPVAFPMTTPQVPVYGMMPPHQMGQMGGVPMMAPQHMMYNQPVLRHTNPFAPMPGAQMHFM, from the exons ATGTCTGGACAGTCTATCACGGATCGGATCGCTGCGGCTCAGCACAGCATGACCGGATCCGCTATAAGCAAAGCCGTCTGCAAGGCCACGACGCATGAAGTCAGCGGACCCAAGAAGAAACACCTTGACT ACCTGATCCACTGCACCAACGAGCTGAACGTGAGTGTGCCCCACCTGGCTGACACGTTGTTTGAGAGGACGGCCAACAACAGCTGGGTGGTGGTGTTCAAGGCCCTCGTCACCACGCACCACCTCATGATGTACGGCAACGAG CGATTAATCCAGTATCTGGCGTCCAGAAACACACTTTTTAACCTGAACAACTTCTTGGATAAGGGAGCATTACAAG GTTATGACATGTCAACGTTCATCAGACGCTACAGCAGGTATCTGAATGAGAAGGCCATGTCCTACAGGCTGGTGGCTGTGGACTTCACCAAGATGAAGAGAGG GGTCGACGGTGTGATGCGCACCATGACGGTTGAGAAGCTGATCAAGACTCTACCGATTATTCAGAATCAGCTGGATGCACTGCTGGATTTTCAG GCTAACTCTAACGAACTGACCAATGGCGTCATCAACAGCGCCTTCATGCTGCTCTTCAAAGACTCCATCCGCCTCTTTGCCGCGTACAATGAAGGAGTCATCAACATGCTGG AGAAATATTTTGATATGAAGAAGAACCAATGCAAAGACGCCCTGGAGATTTATAAGACGTTTCTGAACAGAATGACCAAGCTGTCAGAGTTTCTCAAAGTTGCAGAG CAAGTTGGAATTGATCAGGGTGACATCCCCGATCTCACACAG GCCCCTAGCAGCCTCCTGGAAGCTTTGGAGCAGCATTTGGCCTCTCTGGAGGGGAGGAAAATCAAGGAGCTCTCCACAGCCACCAG AGCTAACACCTTGTCCAGTGCTGTGTCGTCACTGTCCAGCACTGGAATCTCCCTCAGCCGCATGGACGAGAAGGAGGACGAGAACAGGCTCAAG GACGAGGGAGCCAAGGTGATTGACGTGCAGACGCCGACCGTCTCTCCCAGCTCCCAGTCAGTGGGCAGTGCCAACGGCAGCAGTGGGGTCACAGACCTCTTCTCCAACTCATCTGTTGTATCCGTTACAAATAA CGTGCCAAATCTCACCAGTGACTTGTTCAACCTCCAGCCCACCTTCAACCCGAATATCCAGACCACACACACTGTGCCGTCTAACAACAACGCCTGGGGAg GTTTGGGGCTCCCAGGGGACCTGTTGAAGCCAGCTCAGCCCACACACATCCACAGCCCTGGGATACCACTGCAATCTGGGGGGAAGATGATGCCCACTGACCTGGACTCCTCCTTAGCCAACCTTGTTGGCA ACTTGCAGTTCGGAGGAACACCAGCCAAAAA GCCAGAGCCCCAGTGGGCCCAGCTGGTAGAGAAGAAGCCCACAGGAGGGACTCACTGGCAGTCCAAAACCATGTGCACCAGCCCCAACTGGAACCATCATGCCCCCATGGCTCCTCAACCTATGCCCATACCACAAATG AATGGAATGATCTATACTGGCTAT GCTCCGGCTCCAGTGGCTTTTCCTATGACGACACCTCAAGTGCCTGTTTATGGAATG ATGCCTCCTCATCAGATGGGGCAGATGGGTGGAGTCCCTATGATGGCACCACAGCATATGATGTACAACCAACCTGTCCTTCGGCACACCAATCCATTCGCTCCCATGCCAGGAGCCCAG ATGCACTTCATGTAG
- the LOC118390524 gene encoding phosphatidylinositol-binding clathrin assembly protein-like isoform X5: MSGQSITDRIAAAQHSMTGSAISKAVCKATTHEVSGPKKKHLDYLIHCTNELNVSVPHLADTLFERTANNSWVVVFKALVTTHHLMMYGNERLIQYLASRNTLFNLNNFLDKGALQGYDMSTFIRRYSRYLNEKAMSYRLVAVDFTKMKRGVDGVMRTMTVEKLIKTLPIIQNQLDALLDFQANSNELTNGVINSAFMLLFKDSIRLFAAYNEGVINMLEKYFDMKKNQCKDALEIYKTFLNRMTKLSEFLKVAEQVGIDQGDIPDLTQAPSSLLEALEQHLASLEGRKIKELSTATRANTLSSAVSSLSSTGISLSRMDEKEDENRLKDEGAKVIDVQTPTVSPSSQSVGSANGSSGVTDLFSNSSVVSVTNNVPNLTSDLFNLQPTFNPNIQTTHTVPSNNNAWGGLGLPGDLLKPAQPTHIHSPGIPLQSGGKMMPTDLDSSLANLVGNLQFGGTPAKKPEPQWAQLVEKKPTGGTHWQSKTMCTSPNWNHHAPMAPQPMPIPQMNGMIYTGYAPAPVAFPMTTPQVPVYGMEMPPHQMGQMGGVPMMAPQHMMYNQPVLRHTNPFAPMPGAQMHFM; encoded by the exons ATGTCTGGACAGTCTATCACGGATCGGATCGCTGCGGCTCAGCACAGCATGACCGGATCCGCTATAAGCAAAGCCGTCTGCAAGGCCACGACGCATGAAGTCAGCGGACCCAAGAAGAAACACCTTGACT ACCTGATCCACTGCACCAACGAGCTGAACGTGAGTGTGCCCCACCTGGCTGACACGTTGTTTGAGAGGACGGCCAACAACAGCTGGGTGGTGGTGTTCAAGGCCCTCGTCACCACGCACCACCTCATGATGTACGGCAACGAG CGATTAATCCAGTATCTGGCGTCCAGAAACACACTTTTTAACCTGAACAACTTCTTGGATAAGGGAGCATTACAAG GTTATGACATGTCAACGTTCATCAGACGCTACAGCAGGTATCTGAATGAGAAGGCCATGTCCTACAGGCTGGTGGCTGTGGACTTCACCAAGATGAAGAGAGG GGTCGACGGTGTGATGCGCACCATGACGGTTGAGAAGCTGATCAAGACTCTACCGATTATTCAGAATCAGCTGGATGCACTGCTGGATTTTCAG GCTAACTCTAACGAACTGACCAATGGCGTCATCAACAGCGCCTTCATGCTGCTCTTCAAAGACTCCATCCGCCTCTTTGCCGCGTACAATGAAGGAGTCATCAACATGCTGG AGAAATATTTTGATATGAAGAAGAACCAATGCAAAGACGCCCTGGAGATTTATAAGACGTTTCTGAACAGAATGACCAAGCTGTCAGAGTTTCTCAAAGTTGCAGAG CAAGTTGGAATTGATCAGGGTGACATCCCCGATCTCACACAG GCCCCTAGCAGCCTCCTGGAAGCTTTGGAGCAGCATTTGGCCTCTCTGGAGGGGAGGAAAATCAAGGAGCTCTCCACAGCCACCAG AGCTAACACCTTGTCCAGTGCTGTGTCGTCACTGTCCAGCACTGGAATCTCCCTCAGCCGCATGGACGAGAAGGAGGACGAGAACAGGCTCAAG GACGAGGGAGCCAAGGTGATTGACGTGCAGACGCCGACCGTCTCTCCCAGCTCCCAGTCAGTGGGCAGTGCCAACGGCAGCAGTGGGGTCACAGACCTCTTCTCCAACTCATCTGTTGTATCCGTTACAAATAA CGTGCCAAATCTCACCAGTGACTTGTTCAACCTCCAGCCCACCTTCAACCCGAATATCCAGACCACACACACTGTGCCGTCTAACAACAACGCCTGGGGAg GTTTGGGGCTCCCAGGGGACCTGTTGAAGCCAGCTCAGCCCACACACATCCACAGCCCTGGGATACCACTGCAATCTGGGGGGAAGATGATGCCCACTGACCTGGACTCCTCCTTAGCCAACCTTGTTGGCA ACTTGCAGTTCGGAGGAACACCAGCCAAAAA GCCAGAGCCCCAGTGGGCCCAGCTGGTAGAGAAGAAGCCCACAGGAGGGACTCACTGGCAGTCCAAAACCATGTGCACCAGCCCCAACTGGAACCATCATGCCCCCATGGCTCCTCAACCTATGCCCATACCACAAATG AATGGAATGATCTATACTGGCTAT GCTCCGGCTCCAGTGGCTTTTCCTATGACGACACCTCAAGTGCCTGTTTATGGAA tggaGATGCCTCCTCATCAGATGGGGCAGATGGGTGGAGTCCCTATGATGGCACCACAGCATATGATGTACAACCAACCTGTCCTTCGGCACACCAATCCATTCGCTCCCATGCCAGGAGCCCAG ATGCACTTCATGTAG
- the LOC118390524 gene encoding phosphatidylinositol-binding clathrin assembly protein-like isoform X14, whose product MTGSAISKAVCKATTHEVSGPKKKHLDYLIHCTNELNVSVPHLADTLFERTANNSWVVVFKALVTTHHLMMYGNERLIQYLASRNTLFNLNNFLDKGALQGYDMSTFIRRYSRYLNEKAMSYRLVAVDFTKMKRGVDGVMRTMTVEKLIKTLPIIQNQLDALLDFQANSNELTNGVINSAFMLLFKDSIRLFAAYNEGVINMLEKYFDMKKNQCKDALEIYKTFLNRMTKLSEFLKVAEQVGIDQGDIPDLTQAPSSLLEALEQHLASLEGRKIKELSTATRANTLSSAVSSLSSTGISLSRMDEKEDENRLKDEGAKVIDVQTPTVSPSSQSVGSANGSSGVTDLFSNSSVVSVTNNVPNLTSDLFNLQPTFNPNIQTTHTVPSNNNAWGGLGLPGDLLKPAQPTHIHSPGIPLQSGGKMMPTDLDSSLANLVGNLQFGGTPAKKPEPQWAQLVEKKPTGGTHWQSKTMCTSPNWNHHAPMAPQPMPIPQMNGMIYTGYAPAPVAFPMTTPQVPVYGMEMPPHQMGQMGGVPMMAPQHMMYNQPVLRHTNPFAPMPGAQAYFPMQMHFM is encoded by the exons ATGACCGGATCCGCTATAAGCAAAGCCGTCTGCAAGGCCACGACGCATGAAGTCAGCGGACCCAAGAAGAAACACCTTGACT ACCTGATCCACTGCACCAACGAGCTGAACGTGAGTGTGCCCCACCTGGCTGACACGTTGTTTGAGAGGACGGCCAACAACAGCTGGGTGGTGGTGTTCAAGGCCCTCGTCACCACGCACCACCTCATGATGTACGGCAACGAG CGATTAATCCAGTATCTGGCGTCCAGAAACACACTTTTTAACCTGAACAACTTCTTGGATAAGGGAGCATTACAAG GTTATGACATGTCAACGTTCATCAGACGCTACAGCAGGTATCTGAATGAGAAGGCCATGTCCTACAGGCTGGTGGCTGTGGACTTCACCAAGATGAAGAGAGG GGTCGACGGTGTGATGCGCACCATGACGGTTGAGAAGCTGATCAAGACTCTACCGATTATTCAGAATCAGCTGGATGCACTGCTGGATTTTCAG GCTAACTCTAACGAACTGACCAATGGCGTCATCAACAGCGCCTTCATGCTGCTCTTCAAAGACTCCATCCGCCTCTTTGCCGCGTACAATGAAGGAGTCATCAACATGCTGG AGAAATATTTTGATATGAAGAAGAACCAATGCAAAGACGCCCTGGAGATTTATAAGACGTTTCTGAACAGAATGACCAAGCTGTCAGAGTTTCTCAAAGTTGCAGAG CAAGTTGGAATTGATCAGGGTGACATCCCCGATCTCACACAG GCCCCTAGCAGCCTCCTGGAAGCTTTGGAGCAGCATTTGGCCTCTCTGGAGGGGAGGAAAATCAAGGAGCTCTCCACAGCCACCAG AGCTAACACCTTGTCCAGTGCTGTGTCGTCACTGTCCAGCACTGGAATCTCCCTCAGCCGCATGGACGAGAAGGAGGACGAGAACAGGCTCAAG GACGAGGGAGCCAAGGTGATTGACGTGCAGACGCCGACCGTCTCTCCCAGCTCCCAGTCAGTGGGCAGTGCCAACGGCAGCAGTGGGGTCACAGACCTCTTCTCCAACTCATCTGTTGTATCCGTTACAAATAA CGTGCCAAATCTCACCAGTGACTTGTTCAACCTCCAGCCCACCTTCAACCCGAATATCCAGACCACACACACTGTGCCGTCTAACAACAACGCCTGGGGAg GTTTGGGGCTCCCAGGGGACCTGTTGAAGCCAGCTCAGCCCACACACATCCACAGCCCTGGGATACCACTGCAATCTGGGGGGAAGATGATGCCCACTGACCTGGACTCCTCCTTAGCCAACCTTGTTGGCA ACTTGCAGTTCGGAGGAACACCAGCCAAAAA GCCAGAGCCCCAGTGGGCCCAGCTGGTAGAGAAGAAGCCCACAGGAGGGACTCACTGGCAGTCCAAAACCATGTGCACCAGCCCCAACTGGAACCATCATGCCCCCATGGCTCCTCAACCTATGCCCATACCACAAATG AATGGAATGATCTATACTGGCTAT GCTCCGGCTCCAGTGGCTTTTCCTATGACGACACCTCAAGTGCCTGTTTATGGAA tggaGATGCCTCCTCATCAGATGGGGCAGATGGGTGGAGTCCCTATGATGGCACCACAGCATATGATGTACAACCAACCTGTCCTTCGGCACACCAATCCATTCGCTCCCATGCCAGGAGCCCAG GCTTATTTTCCTATGCAGATGCACTTCATGTAG
- the LOC118390524 gene encoding phosphatidylinositol-binding clathrin assembly protein-like isoform X16, with protein MMYGNERLIQYLASRNTLFNLNNFLDKGALQGYDMSTFIRRYSRYLNEKAMSYRLVAVDFTKMKRGVDGVMRTMTVEKLIKTLPIIQNQLDALLDFQANSNELTNGVINSAFMLLFKDSIRLFAAYNEGVINMLEKYFDMKKNQCKDALEIYKTFLNRMTKLSEFLKVAEQVGIDQGDIPDLTQAPSSLLEALEQHLASLEGRKIKELSTATRANTLSSAVSSLSSTGISLSRMDEKEDENRLKDEGAKVIDVQTPTVSPSSQSVGSANGSSGVTDLFSNSSVVSVTNNVPNLTSDLFNLQPTFNPNIQTTHTVPSNNNAWGGLGLPGDLLKPAQPTHIHSPGIPLQSGGKMMPTDLDSSLANLVGNLQFGGTPAKKPEPQWAQLVEKKPTGGTHWQSKTMCTSPNWNHHAPMAPQPMPIPQMNGMIYTGYAPAPVAFPMTTPQVPVYGMEMPPHQMGQMGGVPMMAPQHMMYNQPVLRHTNPFAPMPGAQAYFPMQMHFM; from the exons ATGATGTACGGCAACGAG CGATTAATCCAGTATCTGGCGTCCAGAAACACACTTTTTAACCTGAACAACTTCTTGGATAAGGGAGCATTACAAG GTTATGACATGTCAACGTTCATCAGACGCTACAGCAGGTATCTGAATGAGAAGGCCATGTCCTACAGGCTGGTGGCTGTGGACTTCACCAAGATGAAGAGAGG GGTCGACGGTGTGATGCGCACCATGACGGTTGAGAAGCTGATCAAGACTCTACCGATTATTCAGAATCAGCTGGATGCACTGCTGGATTTTCAG GCTAACTCTAACGAACTGACCAATGGCGTCATCAACAGCGCCTTCATGCTGCTCTTCAAAGACTCCATCCGCCTCTTTGCCGCGTACAATGAAGGAGTCATCAACATGCTGG AGAAATATTTTGATATGAAGAAGAACCAATGCAAAGACGCCCTGGAGATTTATAAGACGTTTCTGAACAGAATGACCAAGCTGTCAGAGTTTCTCAAAGTTGCAGAG CAAGTTGGAATTGATCAGGGTGACATCCCCGATCTCACACAG GCCCCTAGCAGCCTCCTGGAAGCTTTGGAGCAGCATTTGGCCTCTCTGGAGGGGAGGAAAATCAAGGAGCTCTCCACAGCCACCAG AGCTAACACCTTGTCCAGTGCTGTGTCGTCACTGTCCAGCACTGGAATCTCCCTCAGCCGCATGGACGAGAAGGAGGACGAGAACAGGCTCAAG GACGAGGGAGCCAAGGTGATTGACGTGCAGACGCCGACCGTCTCTCCCAGCTCCCAGTCAGTGGGCAGTGCCAACGGCAGCAGTGGGGTCACAGACCTCTTCTCCAACTCATCTGTTGTATCCGTTACAAATAA CGTGCCAAATCTCACCAGTGACTTGTTCAACCTCCAGCCCACCTTCAACCCGAATATCCAGACCACACACACTGTGCCGTCTAACAACAACGCCTGGGGAg GTTTGGGGCTCCCAGGGGACCTGTTGAAGCCAGCTCAGCCCACACACATCCACAGCCCTGGGATACCACTGCAATCTGGGGGGAAGATGATGCCCACTGACCTGGACTCCTCCTTAGCCAACCTTGTTGGCA ACTTGCAGTTCGGAGGAACACCAGCCAAAAA GCCAGAGCCCCAGTGGGCCCAGCTGGTAGAGAAGAAGCCCACAGGAGGGACTCACTGGCAGTCCAAAACCATGTGCACCAGCCCCAACTGGAACCATCATGCCCCCATGGCTCCTCAACCTATGCCCATACCACAAATG AATGGAATGATCTATACTGGCTAT GCTCCGGCTCCAGTGGCTTTTCCTATGACGACACCTCAAGTGCCTGTTTATGGAA tggaGATGCCTCCTCATCAGATGGGGCAGATGGGTGGAGTCCCTATGATGGCACCACAGCATATGATGTACAACCAACCTGTCCTTCGGCACACCAATCCATTCGCTCCCATGCCAGGAGCCCAG GCTTATTTTCCTATGCAGATGCACTTCATGTAG